Proteins encoded by one window of Cannabis sativa cultivar Pink pepper isolate KNU-18-1 chromosome 4, ASM2916894v1, whole genome shotgun sequence:
- the LOC115715105 gene encoding uncharacterized protein LOC115715105 isoform X2 has protein sequence MFWNNFSQRRLASLLLPWLRDQPELEVKLGMINSQAIAKNLRFNTSVFNDLIEDLSGFSFTDVTIDQLTVRFSNWSVPAISFEVHGLHVTLSAEDSENERSSVPILKQRDTFGESVKKKLSQIDPEGSYLHNILERMSAATPSRSKYKTALLNVVLKHCQLQIHNIDVQVKFPTMNASCTLCLKELNAKSQYLNFGCFFRGLFGVPFLPLKECSFVITVIEFEIVFKLVDQSNHIFSMTDLFTCIKLNSFQLVDFNLRVPELIVSFSPLDLSMCLAFGETSSKEYQCPRNGRHLWKLAASRVGHVTSFHKLVVIVGLWLRYVKAYENLLQLVGYSIDHILKGLPTKLSENKLFSRSFKQLWKVVIDAERELPAESIAQARRIARYRAAANVQSVKLKESHVDTRLRLFCMIFALLQLIWKPICKLFHFIFYFLFFRRKLAEELTEEYLEIVSDDSSMQFCFILNLGKILVNMSQPAAIKNLDSHIGMLPPSFISLSLSINGLLLLYLKDVCEQSLTVSCGQFEVKSSSLMEPLLRQCSSKDLLSGKRHWQENHNDMKSILWCDLAHKFPFSETSNTTAIDNAEGACSSSLEKFLGEMWLNWEKTCMKLDGSEMEFSEDPCLLCETKSFLTYPDLRNLDSRISKCFFTLGRLQLDLGSSSILSISVLLRQIEHALCRTKDTGISEVTSHPPRTIEDPSEIKWENMYKYFSSSLSAAVLKILPEKHIQIGVFIAGPFIKLCLENEFSSGNEVTSHEENPDEFHLAFDVNNIEVAFWPSLKPNSSSVAGSSDNNDIEPECSIPNNDAGPEYQIIYIPKSNNEKFIADWWIFLCSYLRINGLNAYLGDSAEKQKHQILCLQPLTVHFSSSREYFHSFSTNISAISASLCVTATRLTILLCMDELYALSQVVTHLNSAVSHSLGSLDFIGSMHSESIKQKCLVAKSVNEDAVGKEAPSICSSILFLVEGILKIKSVDVFVQKTRINYDVESSKKSFNALSSGTFADLDLPDYGILITIQQTSVDLSCEEERLEILTGFGEIQSLIFKYQKQREYTDLSEFRDLLLQSHNCLYEISVPNFTFSVSLFLLQNASSSRTMHSKLSGSSYKSYMDKSSFVIDSERSSSQNSNHMKKLRFASNIPAPDPSHWLFVNLALGIVYVGSFSLKKALFKAHDLNKLLSSLYVGGEVQTISWGIQGGTLFLETTALETFISCATANLYAIAKIMSNVQLAYKGIGKAQCNVDMPRVDDDYVTENVEGTLQTPLEAEGNQMQGLTVNVSRLSTIVVIKDEKGGVRELVLEFDVHLKFELTNMERKFMFDLKSSILSQVLRQSGENEFHKPKIYSETFNRTSTHFEYGDSASELQRRDLMHQLNDPSCSRNSDSPEELSAENFVPKDSNSSSQKYILKQLGAFFSVQKPVNGAICSHQSWVGRGSISDFNIIISLSEIEMILNIVSSFSGVFSKTTTSDFNKKQRSINHEDELDNIEAMIPEGSIVAIQDVHQHMYFAVEGEENKYNLVGTPHYSLVGERALFRVKYHYQRRWGSSILWFSFLSLHANNDSGEPFRLNYRQGSGFVDISGIDDSGGALWKILPCEPQNYDSDIDWDPYNQLVKRTSYLVNKKNDCAIAFVDGVPEFVRKPGSPFKFKVLLEPSAAQDVGKIDSHLLEDSRTSLQDNASKFKGTTSGHKIKLPSIKIELINKISLTIIHKLSDRSGVFPLLRASIDTTKLIVQVTSTKTRVITTLIPAIYHFDSQRNLWKEILHPVEIFLFYRSSFHPEGSEVNLCGVPVHMHCRTKELNISLSELSLDVLLFVVGKLNLAGPYLLKSSRILANGCMVKNESGITLLCHFLNERSLKIARNQSTSIFLRYEDLENPSQEVASMSIQLAALGSFMTSSVPVSLLQSQKFAWRTSIVSSQDSKTYPGPIIVVDVSKESEDGLSITVSPLIRIHNGTRFSLELRFQRPQQNVDESASLVLKPGDTMDDSMAMFDSVHLSGGLKKALNSLSLGNFLFSFRPNINEEFMSSKDSLSVEWSHELKGGKAVRLSGIFDKLSYKVRQVFTESAKCSFSSAQCSLKSEGSHIADIHFLIQSFGRGVPVRQPSNSKEGYKSSTSPEAIQEQKEIFLLPTVNVSNLLESEIHVLLTEMDPCSCIECDNTENQAKLSPDSSLDFYVNPSMIYFTVTLTALNSSCKPVNSGDWVKKLQKQKNEARYLDIDLDFAGGKYFASLRLSRGHKGILEATVFTSYALRNDTDVPLYIFPPNRKPLARDEVENFGSDSFSEFGLLLHPKSTRSWFLKPNKVCLKLLKDNASEAHLDLDALSGLTEISLEMEESDGVKFITKLGVSVGPLHSKAVVPSQLVTIVPRYVVVNESEESICVRQCYLQYDRGDDIIVNSRQRATLQLSNVMVNKKELSFFESLLRKHSKENDDALLYVQFKLKQPDSVWSGPVCIASLGRFFLKFREQRSGQKKSPGESKTTFADVHVVEEGSKLVMHYHSPPNVNLPYRIENYLPHVSITYHQKDLLEPEVLVSGSTVDYVWDDLTLPHKLVVKINDSSLPRDINLDKVRAWKPFHKVRHRGLAHHFLTEEISENSMPSSGDLDSIDMAKVGYEVYTDGPTRVLRFCEFSKSQKVEKGFQACEKIQLRVPQFNIHLLEQEKQDGMEESSPTIISARFGNFCLDSVFTNKHKYNQINLQSLILEQKWVGAPFAAMLRKHQVDYTESNDCILRIVFVLLSTNSDVIQVRYSSIALQPIDLNLDEETLMKIVPFWRTSLSDSNTKSRQFYFDHFEIHPIKIIANFLPGDSYSSYSSGQETLRSLLHSVIKVPPIKNKVVELNGVLVTHALITIRELFIRCAQHYSWYSMRAIYIAKGSPLLPPDFVSMFDDLASSSLDVFFDPSRGLMNLPRFTLGTFKLLSKCIGGKGSSGTKRYFGDLEKSLRTAGSNVLFAAVTEISDSILKGAEASGFNGMVTGFHQGILKLAMEPSLLGSALMEGGPDRKIKLDRSAGVDELYIEGYLQAMLDTLYRQEYLRVRVIDNQVFLKNLPPNNTLIEEIVDHVKSFLVSKALLKGDPSRTSRSLRHLRGESEWKIGPTLLTLCEHLFVSFSIRKLRKEANKFISGVKLKIDTDNENIKAITLENNPEVQQKVKFVWKWGVGKFVLSGIVAYIDGRLCRSIPNPVARRIVSGFLLTFLDKNTDVSE, from the exons ATGTTCTGGAACAACTTCTCGCAACGGAGACTAGCGTCTCTGCTACTGCCATGGCTCCGAGACCAACCGGAATTGGAGGTAAAATTGGGTATGATCAATTCGCAGGCTATCGCGAAGAATCTCCGCTTCAATACTTCGGTTTTCAATGATCTCATCGAAGATTTAAGTGGATTTTCCTTTACTGATGTCACCATTGATCAGTTAACTGTTCGATTCTCGAACTGGTCCGTCCCTGCCATCTCGTTCGAAGTTCATGGCTTGCATGTCACACTTTCAGCTGA GGACTCGGAGAACGAGAGAAGTTCGGTGCCGATACTGAAGCAGAGAGATACATTCGGAGAAAGCGTAAAGAAAAAGCTTTCTCAGATTGATCCTGAG GGTAGCTATTTGCATAACATTCTTGAGAGGATGTCAGCTGCTACTCCTTCAAGAAGTAAATATAAGACAGCTCTTTTGAATGTTGTCCTCAAACATTGTCAGCTTCAGATACATAATATTGATGTGCAAGTGAAGTTCCCTACGATGAATGCTTCTTGCACCTTGTGTTTGAAGGAGCTTAATGCAAAATCTCAGTATTTGAATTTCGGATGTTTCTTCAGGGGGCTTTTTGGAGTGCCTTTTCTACCTTTGAAAGAGTGCTCTTTTGTTATAACTGTCATTGAATTTGAGATTGTGTTTAAATTGGTAGATCAGTCAAATCACATATTTTCAATGACAGATTTATTCACTTGCATCAAATTGAATAGTTTTCAACTCGTAGACTTCAATCTCCGGGTTCCAGAATTAATTGTTTCTTTTTCTCCACTTGATCTTTCCATGTGTTTAGCATTTGGTGAGACATCATCTAAAGAGTATCAGTGTCCAAGAAATGGTAGACATTTATGGAAACTAGCTGCAAGCAGAGTTGGCCATGTGACATCCTTCCATAAATTAGTTGTTATTGTTGGATTATGGTTGCGTTATGTCAAAGCTTATGAGAATCTGTTACAGCTTGTTGGATATTCAATTGATCATATCTTGAAAGGATTGCCTACAAAATTGTCTGAAAATAAATTGTTTTCAAGATCTTTCAAACAGCTTTGGAAGGTGGTTATTGATGCTGAGAGAGAGCTACCTGCTGAGTCTATTGCACAGGCACGGCGGATAGCACGTTATAGAGCAGCAGCCAATGTACAGTCTGTTAAGTTAAAGGAATCCCATGTCGATACTCGTCTCAGACTCTTTTGCATGATCTTTGCACTTCTTCAACTTATCTGGAAACCTATATGCAagttatttcattttatcttTTACTTCTTATTTTTTAGGAGGAAATTGGCAGAAGAGTTGACTGAAGAATACCTAGAAATTGTATCAGATGATTCATCTATGCAGTTTTGCTTTATTTTGAACCTTGGAAAAATTTTAGTCAACATGTCTCAACCTGCTGCTATTAAAAATTTAGATTCGCATATTGGAATGTTGCCCCCCAGTTTTATTTCACTGTCTCTGTCAATCAatggattattattattatacttgAAAGATGTATGCGAACAGTCTTTGACTGTATCTTGTGGGCAATTTGAGGTTAAATCTTCATCTTTAATGGAACCTCTTCTAAGGCAATGCAGTTCTAAAGATCTTCTCAGTGGGAAAAGACATTGGCAGGAGAATCATAATGATATGAAATCTATATTATGGTGTGACCTTGCACACAAGTTTCCCTTTTCAGAAACTAGTAATACTACTGCAATTGATAATGCTGAAGGTGCTTGCAGCTCGTCTCTGGAGAAATTTCTTGGAGAAATGTGGTTAAATTGGGAAAAAACTTGCATGAAATTAGATGGAAGTGAGATGGAGTTTTCTGAAGACCCGTGCCTTCTCtgtgaaactaaaagttttttGACATATCCAGATCTAAGGAACTTGGATTCTAGGATTTCAAAATGCTTTTTCACTTTAGGAAGGTTGCAGTTAGATCTGGGGTCTTCATCAATATTATCAATTTCTGTGCTCCTAAGGCAGATAGAACATGCTCTTTGCAGGACTAAGGACACTGGGATATCAGAGGTTACTTCACATCCACCAAGAACCATTGAAGATCCTTCTGAAATCAAATGGGAGAATATGTACAAGTACTTTTCTAGTAGTTTGAGTGCGGCGGTGCTAAAAATTCTCCCAGAGAAACATATTCAAATTGGAGTGTTCATTGCTGGTCCTTTCATTAAATTGTGTCTGGAAAATGAGTTTAGCAGTGGCAATGAGGTCACAAGTCATGAGGAGAATCCAGATGAATTTCACCTTGCATTTGATGTAAACAACATTGAGGTTGCATTTTGGCCATCTTTAAAACCAAATTCATCATCAGTTGCGGGAAGCTCAGATAATAATGATATAGAACCAGAGTGCAGTATACCAAACAATGATGCAGGGCCAGAATACCAGATAATTTATATTCCTAAatcaaataatgaaaaatttataGCTGACTGGTGGATTTTTCTTTGTTCTTACTTACGAATCAATGGTTTGAATGCTTATTTGGGGGACAGTGCAGAGAAACAAAAACATCAAATTTTGTGTCTGCAGCCATTGACTGTCCACTTTTCGTCGTCAAG GGAATACTTTCACTCGTTTAGCACAAACATTAGTGCTATTTCAGCCTCTTTGTGCGTTACAGCTACAAGATTGACTATTTTGTTATGTATGGATGAGCTATATGCTCTTTCTCAG GTAGTTACTCATTTAAATTCTGCAGTTTCACATTCACTCGGCAGCTTAGATTTCATTGGTTCTATGCATTCAGAAAGTATTAAGCAAAAATGTTTAGTTGCCAAATCTGTAAATGAGGACGCAGTTGGTAAAGAAGCACCTTCAATCTGTAGCAGCATTTTGTTTTTGGTTGAGGGGATCCTCAAGATTAAGTCTGTGGATGTATTTGTTCAAAAGACCAGGATAAATTATGATGTGGAAAGTTCTAAGAAAAGCTTTAATGCCTTAAGTAGTGGTACTTTTGCTGATCTTGATCTGCCTGATTACGGAATTTTAATAACTATTCAGCAAACAAGTGTTGATTTATCTTGTGAAGAAGAGAGATTGGAAATTTTAACTGGTTTTGGGGAAATTCAATCTCTGATATTCAAATATCAGAAACAGAGAGAATATACTGATCTATCTGAATTTAGAGATCTATTGCTGCAATCTCATAATTGCTTATATGAAATATCAGTGCCaaattttacattttctgtGTCATTGTTTCTCTTGCAAAATGCCTCATCTTCTAGGACTATGCACAGCAAACTATCAGGCTCTAGTTATAAATCATATATGGATAAGTCATCATTCGTTATTGATTCAGAAAGGTCAAGCAGTCAAAATTCAAACCACATGAAGAAGTTAAGATTTGCATCAAATATTCCAGCACCGGATCCAAGTCACTGGTTATTTGTAAATCTGGCACTCGGTATTGTTTATGTGGGAAGTTTCTCACTGAAAAAAGCTTTGTTTAAAGCACACGATTTGAATAAGCTTTTGTCATCACTTTATGTTGGGGGTGAAGTTCAGACAATATCTTGGGGGATTCAG GGTGGTACTCTGTTCCTTGAAACAACTGCTTTGGAGACATTCATTAGTTGTGCTACCGCAAATCTTTATGCTATTGCAAAAATAATGTCTAATGTTCAGTTAGCATATAAAGGGATTGGAAAAGCACAATGCAATGTGGATATGCCCAGAGTGGATGATGACTATGTTACTGAGAATGTCGAAGGGACTCTTCAAACACCTTTAGaagctgaagggaaccaaatgCAAGGGTTAACTGTAAATGTCTCTCGACTTTCTACTATTGTTGTAATCAAAGATGAGAAAG GTGGTGTTCGAGAACTTGTTCTTGAATTTGATGTCCATCTAAAATTTGAATTGACAAATATGGAAAGAAAATTCATGTTTGACCTTAAGTCATCAATCCTTTCTCAAGTCCTCCGGCAAAGTGGTGAAAATGAATTTCATAAACCTAAAATTTATTCGGAGACTTTCAATAGAACGTCTACTCACTTTGAATATGGAGATTCTGCTTCAGAACTTCAGCGTAGGGATTTGATGCATCAACTTAATGATCCGAGTTGCTCAAGAAATTCTGATTCACCAGAGGAACTTTCTGCTGAGAATTTTGTACCCAAGGACTCCAATTCAAGTTCTCAGAAATATATCTTGAAACAATTAGGTGCTTTCTTTTCGGTTCAAAAGCCTGTGAATGGTGCTATTTGCTCACATCAGTCATGGGTAGGCCGTGGTTCTATTTCAGATTTTAATATCATCATCTCTCTGTCAGAAATAGAG ATGATTTTAAATATTGTTTCATCCTTCTCTGGAGTATTCAGCAAGACTACCACCAGTGACTTCAATAAAAAGCAAAGGTCCATTAACCACGAGGACGAATTGGACAATATAGAAGCAATGATTCCTGaag GATCAATTGTTGCTATTCAAGATGTCCACCAACATATGTACTTTGCAGTTGAGGGTGAAGAGAATAAGTATAACTTAGTTGGCACACCTCATTATTCTTTAGTTGGAGAAAGAGCTCTTTTCAGG gTCAAGTACCACTATCAAAGGAGATGGGGATCATCAATTTTGTGGTTCTCCTTTCTATCACTACATGCAAACAATGATTCAGGAGAACCATTCCGATTGAACTATCGTCAAGGGTCAGGTTTTGTTGATATCTCTGGCATCGATGATAGTGGGGGTGCACTTTGGAAAATACTTCCTTGTGAGCCTCAAAATTATGATAGTGATATTGATTGGGACCCTTACAATCAGTTGGTTAAAAGGACTTCTTACTTAGTGAACAAGAAGAATGATTGTGCCATAGCATTTGTTGATGGTGTTCCAGAGTTCGTTAGGAAGCCTGGAAGTCCTTTTAAGTTCAAAGTGCTCCTGGAACCTTCTGCAGCTCAAGATGTAGGAAAGATTGATAGCCATCTTCTGGAGGATTCTAGAACTAGTCTTCAAGATAATGCATCTAAGTTCAAAGGGACAACTTCCGGTCATAAAATAAAGCTTCCTTCCATTAAAATAGAATTGATTAACAAAATATCTTTAACCATCATCCATAAACTTTCTGATAGAAGTGGTGTGTTTCCTCTCCTACGTGCTTCCATTGACACTACCAAGCTTATTGTACAAGTTACATCTACCAAGACCAGGGTTATAACCACACTAATCCCAGCAATATATCACTTTGACTCCCAAAGAAACTTATG GAAAGAAATTCTCCATCCAGTTGAAATATTCCTATTCTACCGTTCTAGCTTCCACCCCGAGGGTTCAGAAGTTAATTTGTGTGGGGTACCTGTTCATATGCATTGCAGAACAAAGGAG TTGAACATATCCCTTTCCGAACTTTCATTGGATGTACTCCTTTTTGTGGTTGGGAAGTTAAATTTAGCTGGTCCTTATTTGTTGAAAAGCTCCAGGATTCTGGCCAACGGTTGCATG GTAAAGAACGAATCAGGCATAACCCTTCTTTGTCACTTTCTCAATGAGCGGAGTTTGAAAATAGCCAGAAATCAATCCACTTCCATATTTTTAAG GTATGAAGACTTGGAGAATCCATCCCAAGAGGTAGCATCTATGTCAATTCAACTTGCTGCTTTAGGATCTTTCATGACTTCCTCAGTTCCAGTCTCTCTTTTGCAAAGTCAAAAGTTCGCTTGGAGAACAAGTATAGTCTCCTCTCAAG ATTCAAAAACATATCCTGGGCCAATTATTGTAGTAGATGTTTCAAAGGAATCCGAG GATGGCTTGTCTATTACTGTTTCTCCTCTAATAAGAATACACAATGGAACTAGATTCTCCCTTGAACTAAGATTTCAACGACCTCAACAAAATGTAGATGAGTCTGCTTCACTCGTTCTAAAACCAGGAGATACAATGGATGATTCAATGGCAATGTTTGATTCTGTACATTTGTCTGGTGGATTAAAGAAGGCATTGAATTCTTTAAGTCTTG GTAACTTCTTATTTTCCTTTAGACCCAACATAAATGAAGAGTTTATGAGTTCCAAGGATTCACTCTCAGTAGAATGGTCACATGAACTTAAAGGTGGAAAGGCAGTTCGTCTGTCTGGAATTTTTGATAAACTAAGCTACAAAGTTCGACAAGTGTTTACCGAATCAGCAAAGTGTTCCTTCAGCAGTGCTCAATGTAGCCTCAAATCTGAAGGTTCTCATATTGCTGATATTCATTTTCTGATACAAAGCTTTGGAAGAGGCGTGCCTGTTCGACAACCTAGTAACTCCAAAGAAGGGTATAAAAGTAGTACTTCCCCAGAAGCAATACAAGAACAGAAGGAAATTTTTCTTTTGCCGACTGTGAATGTATCAAATTTATTAGAGTCAGAGATACATGTACTTCTAACTGAAATGG ATCCATGTTCTTGCATTGAGTGTGACAACACTGAGAATCAGGCAAAACTATCACCTGATTCATCGTTGGATTTTTATGTTAATCCCTCCATGATATACTTTACTGTTACATTAACTGCGCTAAATTCTAGCTGCAAACCAGTGAACAGTGGTGATTGGGTTAAGAAGTTACAGAAGCAGAAAAACGAGGCACGCTATCTAGACATTGATCTGGATTTTGCTGGTGGAAAATATTTTGCTTCTTTGAGATTGTCTCGTGGGCACAAAGGCATATTGGAG GCCACTGTTTTCACATCATATGCTCTGAGGAATGATACAGATGTTCCCCTTTATATCTTTCCACCAAATAGGAAGCCCCTGGCTAG GGATGAAGTGGAGAATTTCGGTTCTGACTCCTTTTCAGAGTTCGGATTACTTCTACATCCAAAGTCAACCAGATCTTGGTTCTTGAA ACCTAACAAGGTTTGCCTCAAACTCTTAAAAGATAATGCATCTGAGGCACATCTAGATTTGGATGCCTTGTCAGGCCTTACAGAGATAAGCTTAGAAATGGAGGAAAGCGATGGTGTAAAATTTATTACAAAGCTTGGGGTTTCTGTGGGCCCACTTCATAGTAAAGCAGTTGTACCATCTCAATTAGTAACTATAGTCCCAAGATATGTGGTAGTAAATGAATCTGAAGAAAGTATCTGTGTTCGTCAATGCTATTTACAG TATGACAGGGGTGACGATATTATCGTTAACAGTAGACAGAGAGCAACATTACAGCTGTCGAATGTGATGGTCAATAAAAAAGAACTCAGTTTCTTTGAGAGTTTATTAAGAAAACATAGTAAAGAAAATGATGACGCATTACTTTATGTCCAATTTAAATTGAAGCAGCCTGATTCAGTTTGGTCCGGACCGGTATGCATTGCTTCTTTAGGACGCTTTTTCCTCAAATTCAGGGAGCAACGATCAGGCCAAAAGAAATCACCAGGAGAAAGTAAAACAACATTTGCTGATGTTCATGTTGTAGAAGAAGGTTCTAAACTTGTTATGCACTACCATAGTCCTCCAAATGTCAATCTTCCATATCGAATTGAGAATTACTTGCCCCATGTATCTATAACGTACCATCAAAAG GATTTATTGGAGCCAGAGGTTCTTGTATCGGGAAGTACTGTCGATTATGTATGGGATGATTTGACACTTCCACATAAAttagttgtcaaaattaatG ATAGTTCTTTACCTCGGGATATTAACTTGGATAAGGTGCGGGCATGGAAGCCTTTCCACAAGGTCAGGCATAGGGGGCTGGCTCATCATTTTCTTACCGAAGAAATATCAGAAAATAGCATGCCAAGTTCTGGTGACCTTGACAGCATCGACATGGCAAAAGTAGGGTATGAAGTATATACAGATGGTCCTACCCGAGTTCTGCGGTTTTGTGAGTTTTCTAAAAGCCAGAAAGTAGAGAAAGGATTTCAAGCATGTGAAAAGATTCAACTAAGGGTTCCTCAATTTAACATTCACCTGCTTGAACAAGAAAAACAA GATGGAATGGAGGAGTCATCTCCTACAATTATTTCTGCAAGATTCGGAAATTTTTGTCTGGACTCTGTCTTTACCAATAAACACAAATATAACCAGATCAATCTACAG TCATTGATTTTAGAGCAGAAGTGGGTTGGAGCGCCTTTTGCAGCAATGCTTCGAAAACATCAAGTAGACTATACAGAGTCAAATGACTGCATACTCAGAATTGTCTTTGTTCTGCTGTCAACCAATTCTGATGTTATACAAGTTCGATACTCATCTATTGCTCTGCAG CCAATTGATTTGAATCTAGATGAGGAGACATTGATGAAAATTGTGCCATTTTGGAGAACATCTCTAAGTGACTCAAATACTAAGAGTCGACAGTTCTACTTTGATCATTTTGAGATCCATCCAATAAAG atTATTGCAAACTTCCTTCCTGGGGACTCGTATTCAAGTTATAGCTCAGGCCAGGAGACACTGAGGTCATTGCTGCACAGTGTCATAAAG GTGCCTCCAATTAAAAATAAGGTTGTTGAGCTGAATGGTGTCTTGGTTACACATGCATTAATAACAATACGTGAACTGTTTATCAGATGTGCACAACATTATTCATG GTATTCCATGAGGGCTATCTATATTGCAAAAGGAAGCCCGTTGCTGCCACCAGATTTTGTATCCATGTTTGATGACTTGGCTTCTTCCTCCCTTGATGTTTTCTTTGATCCCTCCCGTGGGTTGATGAACCTTCCACGTTTCACTTTAG GCACGTTCAAACTCCTCAGCAAATGTATTGGGGGTAAAGGGTCCTCAGGAACAAAACGATACTTTGGAGATCTTGAAAAATCT TTGCGAACAGCAGGGTCTAATGTGCTTTTTGCTGCTGTCACTGAAATATCAGACTCTATTCTGAAGGGAGCTGAAGCAAGCGGTTTTAATGGCATG GTGACTGGGTTTCATCAAGGCATATTGAAATTGGCTATGGAGCCATCATTACTGGGGAGTGCTTTAATGGAAGGTGGCccagatagaaaaattaaactaGACCGAAGTGCTGGGGTAGATGAG TTATACATTGAAGGATACCTTCAAGCTATGTTGGATACACTGTACAGACAAGAATATCTTAGAGTCAGAGTCATTGATAATCAG GTTTTCCTAAAAAACTTACCTCCAAACAATACACTTATAGAGGAGATTGTGGATCATGTGAAGAGTTTCCTTGTGAGCAAGGCATTGTTAAAGGGCGATCCTTCCAGAACCTCTCGCTCCTTGCGCCATCTTCGAGGAGAAAGT GAGTGGAAGATTGGACCAACATTGCTGACATTATGTGAGCACCTATTTGTGAGTTTCTCAATTCGCAAGCTTAGGAAGGAAGCTAACAAGTTTATATCGGGCGTGAAACTGAAGATAGATACCGACAACGAAAATATTAAAGCAATTACTCTTGAGAACAACCCTGAAGTACAGCAGAAGGTAAAGTTCGTATGGAAATGGGGAGTTGGCAAGTTTGTGTTGTCAGGTATCGTAGCCTATATCGATGGTCGCCTATGTCGTAGTATTCCTAATCCTGTGGCACGGCGCATTGTGAGTGGTTTCTTGTTAACTTTTCTTGATAAAAATACCGATGTGAGTGAGTGA